One region of Limnospira fusiformis SAG 85.79 genomic DNA includes:
- a CDS encoding phosphodiester glycosidase family protein, whose protein sequence is MFNSSRFSVNLAAFFWLLSSPALSTPTEGFGGGVALAAGYTIVSKPIQSGTDIAINGQNLPVNWLEWQDSRIPDRLAIGISDLGLMHSMGVELLDTDNHQQQPISWFAFSHNVPTHYQSGYRYLEISELAARENWQIQIQGNRLEIVTPPSTIESVQADFIEDNICVPVAGACRGGCNISHGKNQPTPHTRPSDPVLSGADFGIPPYTVALASLGETTGDRTAGRVQELSDLPTTTLVNPPGRNSENFCRRFVVRLTNPANWQTPSIIGRSISPQNLDISDLPPPLQELLKPPSPQPEPEPEPTEETNLEDEGDRQPSPPPPQELPPLVWWSIPLEATSPHLSNSSGSHQLLGSVILPGNNIQSLTPSESSSDLWTNLMGLWVDSQNQQTRLIFSTPTGWQPVITSSAVLPEINIEIRPDFWRDRNIVWAEGLRWQQKYIDLNSHQRLSTPPPSNSTGRESARFPVVWLEIDLNNQGISLQPILSRPGSRSGVSPLVHVASSTRAAAAINGGFFNRNNQYPLGAIRHQNRWLSGPILNRGAIAWTDQNQFFIDRLELSQTLFPDRREPIPLDRLNSAFIQRGLSRYTSDWGSTYSPFTPREIAITVQGETIISHQVLDSINFSAVPIPDDGYLLILRNEPEIALALGIDETQCIGLVCPPSTQTEHQPLPVQLVDETNPPDFAEYPHILGAGPLLLRGNQVVLDARAENFSDAFNTQRAIRSAVGLKTNTPGRSGSDSPAVSLLLVVVHPRLGGPGPSLAELAELMKQLGATDALNLDGGSSTGLYLGGYLLDRPPQTAAPIHNALGVFLSP, encoded by the coding sequence ATGTTTAACTCATCCCGATTTTCTGTAAATTTGGCTGCTTTTTTCTGGTTGTTGTCCTCTCCCGCCCTTAGCACTCCCACTGAGGGGTTCGGCGGGGGTGTGGCATTAGCGGCGGGGTATACCATTGTATCAAAACCTATTCAATCAGGAACCGACATTGCCATCAACGGACAAAATTTGCCAGTTAATTGGCTAGAGTGGCAAGATTCTCGCATACCAGACCGCCTTGCTATTGGTATTAGCGATTTGGGCTTAATGCACTCCATGGGAGTCGAACTCCTTGATACCGATAACCACCAACAACAGCCCATTAGTTGGTTTGCATTTTCCCATAACGTGCCTACACACTATCAATCTGGCTACCGATACCTAGAGATTAGCGAACTGGCAGCCAGGGAAAATTGGCAAATTCAGATCCAGGGAAACCGTCTCGAAATTGTCACCCCCCCTAGCACTATTGAATCAGTGCAGGCTGATTTCATTGAAGATAATATCTGTGTTCCCGTGGCGGGTGCTTGTAGGGGCGGGTGCAACATATCCCACGGGAAAAATCAGCCAACTCCCCACACCCGCCCCTCGGATCCGGTGTTGAGCGGGGCTGATTTCGGCATCCCCCCTTACACAGTCGCCCTAGCTTCTTTGGGGGAAACGACTGGTGACAGAACCGCCGGACGGGTTCAAGAATTATCTGACCTCCCCACCACAACACTCGTCAACCCGCCAGGACGCAACTCGGAAAATTTCTGTCGCCGTTTTGTCGTTAGACTCACCAACCCAGCCAATTGGCAAACTCCTAGTATCATCGGGCGCAGCATATCTCCCCAAAACCTCGATATATCTGATCTTCCCCCCCCTCTGCAAGAGTTACTTAAACCACCGTCCCCACAACCAGAACCAGAACCTGAGCCAACAGAGGAAACCAACTTAGAAGATGAAGGGGATAGGCAACCTTCACCCCCACCACCCCAGGAATTACCGCCTTTGGTATGGTGGTCAATTCCCTTGGAGGCTACATCGCCTCACCTCTCCAATAGTAGCGGCTCGCACCAGCTACTCGGTTCCGTAATTTTGCCTGGTAATAATATCCAATCTCTCACCCCCTCCGAGAGTTCATCAGATCTCTGGACAAATTTAATGGGGTTATGGGTAGATTCCCAGAACCAGCAAACTCGCCTGATTTTCAGCACTCCCACCGGGTGGCAGCCTGTGATCACCTCTAGTGCCGTGCTACCGGAAATTAACATCGAAATTCGCCCCGATTTTTGGCGCGATCGCAATATCGTTTGGGCTGAGGGACTGCGCTGGCAACAAAAATATATCGATCTTAATAGCCACCAGAGGCTATCTACACCCCCTCCCTCAAACTCTACTGGCCGCGAGTCGGCTAGGTTCCCAGTCGTTTGGTTAGAGATAGACTTAAATAACCAGGGAATTTCCCTACAACCGATTCTCAGCCGACCAGGATCTCGCTCCGGTGTCAGCCCCTTGGTTCATGTCGCTAGTAGCACCAGAGCCGCCGCTGCCATCAATGGCGGATTTTTCAATCGCAATAATCAATATCCCCTGGGAGCCATCAGACATCAAAATCGCTGGCTCTCTGGCCCGATTCTCAACCGGGGGGCGATCGCTTGGACAGACCAAAACCAATTTTTTATCGATCGCCTCGAACTTTCACAAACCTTGTTCCCCGACCGTCGTGAACCTATCCCCCTTGATCGCCTCAATAGTGCCTTTATTCAACGGGGACTATCTCGCTATACTTCTGACTGGGGAAGCACCTATAGCCCTTTTACTCCCAGAGAAATTGCTATCACTGTTCAAGGCGAAACCATTATTAGTCACCAAGTCCTCGACTCCATTAACTTTTCCGCCGTCCCTATTCCCGACGATGGCTATTTACTAATTCTGCGAAATGAACCCGAAATAGCTTTAGCCCTCGGCATAGATGAAACCCAGTGTATCGGGTTGGTTTGTCCCCCTAGCACCCAGACAGAACACCAACCCCTACCCGTGCAACTTGTTGATGAAACTAATCCGCCCGATTTTGCTGAATATCCCCATATTCTGGGGGCTGGTCCTCTGTTACTGCGGGGCAACCAAGTAGTCCTAGATGCTAGGGCCGAAAACTTTAGTGATGCTTTTAATACTCAAAGGGCTATCCGCAGTGCCGTCGGTCTGAAAACTAACACCCCAGGGCGATCGGGCAGCGACTCCCCAGCAGTATCGCTTTTATTAGTCGTAGTCCATCCACGTCTTGGTGGTCCTGGACCTTCTCTGGCTGAATTAGCAGAGTTAATGAAACAGTTGGGGGCTACTGATGCTCTCAATTTGGACGGTGGTAGTTCCACTGGTCTCTATTTAGGTGGGTATCTACTCGATCGCCCTCCTCAAACCGCCGCCCCTATTCACAATGCCCTGGGTGTGTTCTTATCCCCTTAA
- a CDS encoding phosphomannose isomerase type II C-terminal cupin domain: protein MVAIKENPQVAATLVATIPQLPSATELRPWGSFTVLEEGPGYKIKRIEVNPGHRLSLQMHHHRSEHWIVVSGTARVTCGDREEVLFSNQSTYVPQCTTHRLENPGVIPLVLIEVQNGEYLGEDDIVRFQDDYSRSR, encoded by the coding sequence ATGGTAGCCATCAAAGAAAATCCTCAAGTTGCAGCCACACTCGTCGCCACCATTCCCCAATTGCCTTCAGCCACTGAGTTGCGGCCTTGGGGTTCTTTTACCGTATTAGAAGAAGGACCTGGCTACAAAATTAAACGCATTGAGGTAAACCCAGGCCATCGCCTTAGCTTACAAATGCACCATCATCGCAGTGAACACTGGATTGTAGTTTCTGGTACTGCTAGAGTTACCTGTGGCGATCGTGAAGAGGTACTATTTTCTAATCAATCGACTTATGTGCCTCAATGTACAACCCACCGCCTGGAAAATCCCGGCGTGATACCTCTGGTTTTGATTGAGGTTCAGAATGGAGAGTATTTAGGGGAAGATGACATTGTTCGTTTTCAGGATGACTACTCCCGCAGCCGCTAA
- a CDS encoding HesB/IscA family protein — translation MIHLTQSATNEVLRQQSRKNDSNLLFRLGVKSGGCCDWVYTFSLEPSATANDGVYQCGSIKIVIDSHSAPYLEGLTLDYSEDLMGGGFRFDNPNAAKTCSCGHSFVRKS, via the coding sequence ATGATTCATCTAACCCAATCTGCCACTAATGAAGTTTTACGCCAACAGTCTAGGAAGAATGACTCCAACCTATTGTTTCGACTAGGAGTTAAGTCTGGGGGGTGTTGTGATTGGGTTTATACCTTCAGTTTGGAACCATCAGCCACAGCCAACGATGGCGTTTATCAGTGTGGTTCGATTAAGATAGTGATTGATAGCCACAGCGCTCCCTACCTGGAGGGATTGACCCTAGACTATTCAGAGGATCTCATGGGGGGAGGCTTCCGGTTCGATAATCCTAATGCAGCCAAGACCTGTAGTTGTGGTCACTCTTTTGTCCGTAAGTCCTGA
- the rpsL gene encoding 30S ribosomal protein S12 → MPTIQQLIRSAREKTDKKTKSPALKSCPQRRGVCTRVYTTTPKKPNSALRKVARVRLTSGFEVTAYIPGIGHNLQEHSVVMIRGGRVKDLPGVRYHIIRGTLDTAGVKDRRNGRSKYGAKRPKA, encoded by the coding sequence ATGCCCACTATACAGCAACTAATTCGTTCTGCACGAGAAAAGACTGATAAAAAAACCAAGTCTCCAGCCCTGAAAAGTTGTCCGCAACGTCGTGGGGTTTGTACTCGTGTTTATACTACAACACCTAAAAAACCGAATTCAGCACTTCGCAAAGTAGCAAGGGTGCGCCTGACTTCAGGATTTGAAGTGACAGCATATATACCGGGTATTGGTCATAACTTACAAGAACACTCTGTGGTAATGATTAGAGGCGGTCGGGTGAAAGACTTACCAGGCGTTCGATATCACATAATTCGTGGGACATTGGACACAGCGGGAGTCAAAGATCGTCGCAACGGCCGTTCTAAATACGGAGCCAAACGCCCGAAGGCTTAG
- the rpsG gene encoding 30S ribosomal protein S7: protein MSRRRVVQKRPVPPDSRYNSRLVSMMVRRIMRHGKKSVAHNIVYDALATIEERTGSDPLELFEKAVRNATPLVEVKARRVGGATYQVPMEVRSERGTTLALRWLIHFSRTRSGRSMASRLASELMDAANETGSAVRKREETHRMAEANKAFAHYRY from the coding sequence ATGTCTCGTCGTAGAGTTGTTCAAAAACGTCCGGTTCCTCCTGATTCTAGGTATAACAGTCGCCTGGTGAGCATGATGGTGCGTCGCATCATGAGGCACGGCAAAAAATCTGTAGCTCACAACATCGTTTATGATGCTTTGGCTACTATTGAGGAACGGACGGGATCTGATCCTCTGGAATTGTTTGAAAAAGCGGTGAGGAATGCGACTCCTTTGGTAGAAGTTAAGGCTCGCCGGGTGGGAGGAGCGACTTATCAAGTTCCCATGGAAGTGCGTTCCGAAAGGGGAACCACCTTAGCTTTGCGGTGGTTGATTCACTTTTCGAGGACTCGTTCAGGGCGATCGATGGCTAGTAGACTAGCATCAGAACTGATGGATGCAGCCAATGAAACCGGGAGTGCAGTTCGGAAGCGGGAAGAAACGCACCGGATGGCAGAAGCCAACAAAGCCTTCGCCCATTATCGGTATTAA
- the fusA gene encoding elongation factor G produces the protein MARTIPLERVRNIGIAAHIDAGKTTTTERILFYSGVVHKMGEVHEGTAVTDWMAQERERGITITAAAISTSWLDHRINIIDTPGHVDFTIEVERSMRVLDGVIAVFCSVGGVQPQSETVWRQAERYQVPRIAFINKMDRTGADFFKVYGQIRDRLRANAVPIQVPVGRESDFHGLVDLVAMKTYLYTNDLGTDIQVSDEIPEEVQDLVAEYREKLLEAVAETDEALMEKYLEQLEGGEALTEEEIRHSLRQGTIKGLIVPVICGSSFKNRGVQRLLDAVVDYLPAPTEVPPIKGVLPDGEEGVRYADDDAPLSALAFKVMADPYGRLTFVRVYSGVLQKGSYIYNATKNKKERISRLIVLKSDERIEVEELRAGDLGAALGLKDTLTGDTICDEANSIILESLYIPEPVISVAVEPKTKQDMEKLSKALQSLSEEDPTFRVSIDSETNQTVIAGMGELHLEILVDRMLREFKVEANIGAPQVAYRETIRKSIRTEGKFIRQSGGKGQYGHVVIELEPGEPGSGFEFVSKIVGGSVPKEYINPAEQGMKEACESGVIAGYPLIDVKATLVDGSYHEVDSSEMAFKIAGSMAIKNGVTKASPVLLEPMMKVEVEVPEDFIGNVIGDLNSRRGQIEGQETDQSQSIAKVVAKVPLATMFGYATDIRSKTQGRGVFSMEFSHYEEVPRSVAETIIAKSKGN, from the coding sequence GTGGCACGTACCATCCCGCTTGAGAGAGTACGTAATATCGGCATCGCAGCCCATATCGATGCGGGCAAGACAACCACTACGGAGAGGATTCTATTCTATTCGGGTGTGGTTCACAAAATGGGCGAGGTTCATGAAGGAACTGCTGTAACGGACTGGATGGCTCAAGAGCGGGAGCGTGGTATTACCATCACGGCTGCCGCCATTAGTACCAGTTGGCTAGATCATCGCATTAACATCATTGATACTCCTGGTCACGTTGACTTCACCATTGAAGTAGAACGGTCTATGCGGGTTCTTGATGGGGTGATTGCAGTTTTCTGTTCTGTCGGTGGCGTACAGCCTCAGTCAGAAACGGTTTGGCGGCAGGCTGAACGCTATCAGGTTCCCCGAATTGCATTCATTAATAAAATGGATCGCACCGGGGCGGACTTTTTTAAGGTCTATGGTCAAATCCGCGATCGCTTGCGAGCTAATGCAGTACCGATCCAGGTTCCCGTAGGTCGTGAGAGTGACTTTCACGGCTTGGTAGATCTAGTCGCGATGAAGACTTATCTGTACACCAATGACCTGGGAACTGATATCCAAGTCAGTGATGAGATTCCAGAGGAAGTCCAAGATTTGGTAGCAGAGTATCGGGAAAAACTCCTAGAAGCTGTAGCCGAAACGGATGAGGCTTTGATGGAGAAATATCTCGAACAGCTCGAAGGTGGGGAAGCTCTCACAGAAGAAGAAATTCGTCATAGCTTACGTCAAGGGACAATTAAAGGCTTGATTGTTCCGGTAATTTGCGGTTCTTCTTTCAAAAACCGAGGGGTTCAAAGGCTTCTGGATGCTGTGGTAGACTATCTTCCGGCTCCCACAGAAGTGCCTCCCATTAAAGGGGTACTACCGGACGGAGAAGAGGGGGTTCGCTATGCGGATGATGATGCACCGCTATCAGCCTTGGCGTTCAAAGTGATGGCTGATCCTTATGGACGTTTAACTTTTGTGCGGGTCTATTCCGGTGTTCTCCAGAAAGGAAGTTACATCTACAATGCCACTAAGAACAAGAAAGAGCGGATTTCTCGCTTGATCGTTCTCAAGTCTGATGAACGCATTGAGGTAGAAGAACTCCGAGCCGGGGACTTGGGAGCGGCTTTAGGTCTCAAGGATACCCTGACTGGGGATACAATCTGTGATGAAGCCAACTCGATTATCCTGGAGTCCTTATATATCCCAGAGCCGGTGATTTCGGTGGCGGTAGAACCCAAAACCAAACAGGATATGGAGAAACTCTCCAAGGCTTTGCAGTCCTTATCTGAGGAAGATCCGACTTTCCGGGTATCAATTGACTCGGAGACTAACCAAACGGTAATTGCTGGAATGGGTGAACTACACCTGGAAATTCTGGTAGACCGGATGTTACGAGAGTTCAAGGTGGAAGCTAACATTGGCGCTCCCCAGGTGGCTTACCGTGAGACTATCCGTAAGTCAATTCGCACCGAAGGAAAGTTCATCCGTCAGAGTGGTGGTAAGGGTCAGTATGGCCACGTTGTGATTGAATTGGAACCGGGTGAGCCGGGAAGTGGATTTGAATTTGTCTCCAAGATTGTTGGGGGTTCTGTTCCCAAGGAATATATTAATCCGGCGGAACAGGGGATGAAGGAAGCCTGCGAGTCCGGTGTGATTGCTGGTTATCCACTCATCGATGTCAAAGCTACTCTGGTGGATGGTTCCTACCATGAGGTTGACTCCTCGGAAATGGCCTTTAAGATTGCCGGTTCCATGGCGATTAAAAATGGTGTCACCAAGGCTTCACCTGTGCTGTTGGAGCCGATGATGAAAGTTGAAGTGGAAGTTCCCGAAGATTTCATTGGGAATGTCATCGGGGATCTAAACTCCCGCCGTGGTCAGATTGAGGGTCAGGAAACTGATCAGAGTCAATCCATTGCCAAGGTAGTGGCTAAAGTTCCTCTGGCTACAATGTTTGGCTATGCGACGGATATCCGCTCGAAAACTCAAGGCCGGGGGGTCTTCTCGATGGAGTTTAGCCATTATGAAGAGGTGCCTCGGAGTGTGGCAGAAACTATCATTGCGAAGAGCAAAGGTAACTAG
- the tuf gene encoding elongation factor Tu — protein sequence MARAKFERNKPHVNIGTIGHVDHGKTTLTAAITMTLAASGGAKARKYDDIDAAPEEKQRGITINTAHVEYETEQRHYAHVDCPGHADYVKNMITGAAQMDGAILVVSAADGPMPQTREHILLAKQVGVPSIVVFLNKADMVDDEELLELVELEVRELLSSYDFPGDDIPIVSGSALKALDFLTENPKTTRGENDWVDKIHALMDEVDAYIPTPERDIDKPFLMAVEDVFSITGRGTVSTGRIERGKVKVGDTVELIGIKDTRTTTVTGAEMFQKTLEEGMAGDNVGLLLRGIQKNDVQRGMVIAKPKSITPHTKFEAEVYILKKEEGGRHTPFFKGYRPQFYVRTTDVTGTIDEFTADDGSTPEMVIPGDRINMTVQLICPIAIEQGMRFAIREGGRTVGAGVVAKILA from the coding sequence ATGGCACGCGCAAAATTTGAACGGAACAAACCTCACGTTAACATTGGTACGATCGGTCACGTTGACCACGGTAAAACCACGCTGACTGCTGCTATCACCATGACATTGGCTGCCTCTGGTGGTGCTAAAGCTCGTAAGTATGATGATATTGATGCGGCTCCTGAAGAAAAGCAGCGGGGTATTACCATCAATACCGCTCACGTAGAGTATGAAACTGAACAACGCCACTATGCTCACGTTGACTGTCCGGGACACGCTGACTATGTGAAAAATATGATCACTGGTGCTGCCCAAATGGATGGTGCAATTCTGGTGGTTTCAGCGGCTGATGGTCCTATGCCTCAAACCCGTGAACATATCCTGCTGGCGAAACAGGTAGGGGTTCCTAGTATCGTGGTTTTCCTGAACAAAGCCGATATGGTAGATGATGAGGAACTACTGGAACTGGTGGAATTGGAAGTTCGCGAACTGCTAAGTTCATACGATTTCCCCGGTGACGATATTCCCATTGTTTCTGGTTCTGCTTTGAAAGCATTGGACTTTCTGACAGAAAACCCCAAAACTACTCGCGGTGAGAATGATTGGGTTGACAAGATTCATGCTCTGATGGATGAAGTAGATGCTTATATCCCCACTCCTGAGCGCGATATCGATAAGCCTTTCTTGATGGCTGTGGAAGATGTTTTCTCGATTACTGGTCGGGGTACGGTGTCTACAGGCCGGATCGAACGGGGTAAAGTCAAGGTGGGTGACACTGTTGAACTGATTGGAATTAAGGATACCCGCACCACTACTGTAACTGGGGCGGAAATGTTCCAGAAAACTCTTGAGGAGGGGATGGCGGGAGATAACGTCGGTCTACTGCTGCGGGGTATTCAGAAAAATGATGTTCAACGGGGTATGGTAATTGCTAAACCCAAATCAATTACTCCCCACACTAAGTTTGAGGCGGAAGTTTATATCCTCAAGAAAGAAGAAGGCGGACGGCACACTCCTTTCTTTAAAGGTTATCGTCCTCAGTTCTATGTACGGACTACTGATGTAACCGGGACTATTGATGAGTTTACCGCTGACGATGGCAGCACCCCGGAAATGGTTATCCCTGGTGACCGGATTAATATGACTGTACAACTCATCTGCCCGATCGCTATTGAGCAAGGGATGCGTTTCGCTATCCGTGAGGGTGGTCGTACTGTTGGTGCGGGTGTAGTTGCTAAGATTCTGGCTTAG
- the rpsJ gene encoding 30S ribosomal protein S10: MATIQQQKIRIRLKAFDRRLLDTSCEKIVDTANRTGATALGPIPLPTKRRIYCVLRSPHVDKDSREHFETRTHRRIIDIYQPSSKTIDALMKLDLPAGVDIEVKL; encoded by the coding sequence ATGGCTACCATTCAGCAGCAAAAAATTCGCATCCGTCTTAAAGCCTTCGATCGCCGCTTACTTGATACCTCCTGCGAGAAGATCGTCGATACGGCTAACCGCACCGGAGCTACGGCCCTCGGTCCGATTCCTTTACCAACTAAAAGACGCATTTACTGTGTCCTACGTTCTCCCCACGTTGATAAGGATTCACGAGAACATTTTGAAACCCGGACTCACCGCCGCATTATTGATATTTATCAACCTTCCTCAAAAACAATTGATGCTCTCATGAAACTCGATTTACCCGCTGGGGTGGATATTGAGGTGAAATTGTAG
- a CDS encoding LON peptidase substrate-binding domain-containing protein: protein MASSSSLAVRELPLFPLPEVVLFPHRPLPLHIFEFRYRIMMNTILDGDRRFGVLMFDPTQGQVASVGCCAEVIQYQRLPDDRMKIVTLGQQRFRVLEAVREKPYLVGLVEWIEDEPPTTDLRPLAKDVANLLRDVVHLSSKLMDQPIELPDDIPDLPTELSYWVASNLYGVAAEQQMLLEMQDTVARLEREAEILTSTRNHLAARTVLKDALN, encoded by the coding sequence ATGGCATCATCTTCCTCTCTTGCTGTTCGAGAACTTCCCCTGTTTCCTCTACCGGAAGTGGTTCTGTTTCCACATCGACCCCTACCTTTACATATTTTCGAGTTCCGTTATCGAATTATGATGAACACTATCCTAGACGGCGATCGTCGCTTTGGGGTTTTGATGTTCGATCCTACTCAAGGACAAGTGGCTTCGGTAGGCTGCTGTGCTGAGGTCATTCAGTATCAGCGTTTACCTGATGATCGCATGAAAATTGTGACCTTGGGACAACAACGATTTCGCGTCCTCGAAGCTGTCCGGGAAAAGCCTTATCTGGTTGGTTTGGTGGAATGGATCGAAGATGAGCCACCAACTACCGATCTTAGACCTTTGGCTAAGGATGTGGCTAATTTACTGCGAGATGTGGTTCATCTTTCCAGTAAGTTAATGGATCAGCCCATCGAATTACCCGATGATATTCCTGATTTACCCACAGAGTTATCCTACTGGGTTGCTAGTAACCTCTATGGGGTGGCAGCGGAACAACAGATGCTTTTAGAAATGCAGGATACTGTAGCTCGTTTGGAAAGGGAAGCTGAAATTCTGACTTCAACTCGCAATCATTTAGCTGCTAGAACTGTGTTAAAGGATGCCCTAAATTAG
- the pheA gene encoding prephenate dehydratase encodes MTVSIAHLGPPGTYAEAATLVYADYLTQTTGHRPLLCPYPSITQTLQAVANGDVALGVVPVENSIEGSVTITLDAIWKLDLIRIQKGLVLPISHALLSNAQGLADIKTVYSHPQALAQCQGWLEKFLPNVQAIPTNSTTEALQYLQETTTAAIASGRAAELYQLPILAHPINDYPDNCTRFWVVSLQPWPGGNYTSLAFSVPANVPGALVKPLQIFAQRNINLSRIESRPTKRSLGDYLFFIDIEANTDHQSVRSALQELKTHTETLKIFGSYSILNHQPQSPC; translated from the coding sequence ATGACTGTCTCTATTGCTCATTTAGGCCCCCCAGGTACTTATGCTGAGGCGGCGACTCTGGTTTATGCCGACTATCTAACCCAAACTACAGGACATAGGCCTTTACTATGTCCTTATCCTAGTATCACCCAAACTCTACAAGCCGTCGCTAACGGTGATGTCGCTCTCGGAGTCGTTCCCGTCGAAAATTCTATTGAGGGTAGTGTTACTATTACCCTTGATGCTATCTGGAAGCTAGATCTAATTCGCATTCAAAAGGGCCTGGTTTTACCTATTTCCCACGCTTTACTATCTAACGCTCAGGGATTAGCAGACATTAAAACTGTCTACTCCCACCCGCAAGCCTTGGCTCAGTGTCAGGGATGGCTCGAAAAATTTCTCCCTAATGTTCAGGCTATCCCTACTAATTCCACTACAGAAGCACTACAATATTTGCAGGAAACTACTACCGCTGCGATCGCATCTGGACGCGCTGCTGAACTTTATCAGTTACCTATTTTGGCTCATCCAATTAATGATTATCCTGACAATTGTACCCGATTCTGGGTCGTCAGTTTACAGCCTTGGCCTGGGGGTAATTATACTTCCTTAGCTTTTAGTGTTCCCGCTAATGTTCCTGGTGCTTTGGTTAAACCATTACAGATTTTTGCCCAACGCAATATTAATCTAAGTCGCATTGAGTCCCGTCCTACTAAGCGATCGCTTGGCGATTATTTGTTCTTTATTGATATTGAGGCTAACACTGATCATCAATCCGTGCGATCGGCTTTGCAAGAACTCAAAACTCACACCGAAACTCTCAAAATTTTTGGCAGTTATAGCATTCTTAACCATCAACCACAATCCCCATGTTGA
- a CDS encoding DUF1997 domain-containing protein, protein MLNRFTASQSVEIAVGEQSIPIQHYLRQPQRLVNALVDPNRLQRLEADCFRLKMRPLSFMMLTIQPTVDMKVSALANGTVRLRSRGCEIRGIEYINQRFSLNLYGRLAPYKINGITYLRGQADLEVQVEVPYPLSLTPKPIIEATGNGLLKSVLLTIKQRLMHNLLSDYERWTCEVQEQEIATQPNSQVVVGGSSAVSHDSHQPT, encoded by the coding sequence ATGCTTAATAGATTTACAGCTTCCCAATCGGTGGAAATTGCGGTAGGTGAGCAAAGTATTCCGATCCAGCACTATTTACGTCAGCCCCAACGTTTGGTGAACGCCTTAGTTGATCCAAATAGGCTACAGAGGTTGGAGGCGGACTGCTTTCGCTTAAAAATGCGTCCCCTGTCATTTATGATGCTGACCATTCAACCGACAGTAGATATGAAAGTATCAGCTTTGGCGAATGGAACGGTAAGGTTGCGATCGCGGGGTTGTGAAATTCGGGGTATTGAATACATTAACCAGAGGTTTTCGCTGAACCTATATGGCAGATTAGCGCCGTACAAAATCAATGGTATCACCTATCTGAGGGGTCAAGCGGATCTTGAGGTACAGGTGGAGGTCCCCTACCCGTTGTCGCTAACTCCTAAACCGATAATTGAAGCCACTGGAAACGGTTTGCTTAAAAGCGTTTTATTAACGATAAAACAGCGATTAATGCACAATTTATTATCGGACTATGAGCGATGGACTTGTGAGGTACAGGAGCAAGAAATTGCCACCCAACCCAATAGTCAAGTGGTTGTCGGGGGGAGTTCCGCAGTCAGTCATGATTCTCACCAGCCCACTTAG
- a CDS encoding ribonuclease HII, which translates to MSIPYPYLSASLPLFIQGENNPIEQLSWTAVAGIDEVGRGAWFGPVVAAAVQLSETTILELAAAGVKDSKKLTHNDRLSLSTLIRSKAIACQIGWASAREIDRLNILQATQLAMRRSILKLQPPPQFCLVDGNRLIPNLSIPQQAIVKGDSHCVVIAASSIVAKVWRDELMTRLDRTYPQYGFAQHKGYGTKQHKQALQSYGPCFHHRFSFAPVRQYFESGAG; encoded by the coding sequence GTGAGTATCCCTTATCCCTACCTATCCGCTTCCCTACCCCTGTTTATTCAGGGGGAAAATAACCCCATTGAACAACTTTCCTGGACTGCTGTGGCTGGTATAGATGAGGTGGGAAGAGGAGCTTGGTTTGGCCCGGTGGTAGCGGCGGCTGTACAACTGTCAGAAACAACTATCTTAGAACTTGCTGCGGCTGGGGTTAAAGATAGTAAAAAATTGACCCACAACGATCGCCTCAGTTTATCTACTTTAATTAGATCTAAGGCGATCGCTTGTCAAATTGGTTGGGCTTCGGCACGGGAAATAGACCGCCTAAATATTTTACAAGCTACCCAACTCGCTATGCGGCGATCGATTCTTAAATTGCAACCGCCACCACAATTTTGTTTGGTTGATGGGAACAGACTTATCCCCAATCTGTCTATCCCACAACAGGCGATCGTCAAAGGGGATAGCCATTGTGTTGTCATCGCCGCCTCTAGTATTGTCGCTAAGGTATGGCGTGATGAACTTATGACCCGCTTAGATCGCACTTACCCACAATATGGTTTCGCTCAACACAAGGGATACGGCACTAAACAACATAAACAAGCCTTACAATCTTATGGTCCTTGTTTTCACCATCGCTTCTCCTTTGCTCCCGTCCGTCAATATTTCGAGTCGGGGGCGGGTTAA